The DNA segment GCCGCAACAATTCCATCTTAGAACATATTGGACAAGATTTCGATAAGCAATACATGAAACGTAAATCATTAAAGCTTCAAAGTTGACATATGCCGTACGGTGTATAAACAATTAAACAAGTTAAATCATACACAATACTGCTTGTAACACTTTTTCTCCCATggaaaacagtacatatgtatcatacaaaactgaaataacgtaaacaattttctttattttgatataacaCATAATACCGTTTTACAATAATGGAATAACGGAAACGAATCTTGCTCTTTGGCCGACAAAACTGGCGGAACATTATAATTCAAACGTGCTGATGTAACGTACTGTCAGCTTAATCTCTCACAAATGGTATTAATGACATATACAAACGTTACGAATTCTGTCTATCAATGTTGGTAATAATATCCGACAGGATTCTCTGAATTTCTTTACAAATACTGCGTATACTATAGGATTTATCATGTGgttgaagaaataaaatctgaagaaaaatgaaaaccaTGAGAATTCACTGGGACTCATGTAAACGATGTCCGACACTTTAAGCGCGAGGACCAGATGTGTCATGTACGTTATTATAAATACAATAGTTAGTACGAACCAAACTAATGTCTTTGTGGGAAATCTTTGGGTTCGTAACATTTGAGCTTGACTCCGCATGCTCCTTAAGCTCAGTTGTTTGGAAACTTTCTTCTTCTTGGCGTCCTTTAGATTCAACGAGCCGTTTTCAAAGGAAATTGAGCGCTTTTGGAATGCAACTTTTTCGTCTTGTTCTTCGTCGTTTTCTTCAAATGACCGGCTGCCGTTGATTTTTGGATTTATAGCGTTTGGATCATATATGTCAGAACTATACGTCACCTCGTACGTCGAATTTTTCCGTAATTGGGCAATTGCTCTAATTTGTTTTGTTGCCTCTTTCATTACAAACGCATACAATATTACATAAGTGCATGAAATACCTATAAGCAAGATTATGAACACAATTTTATATAGTTTCCTCCATATTGAATCTCTGTATTTATCCTCAGTTTCGCATAAATTTATTTCCGTTTCACCTCCGTAGATATTGGTCATAGTCGCACGTTTTATTCCACACATCATTGTTCCAGGAATGGCCAAGAAAAGTGGAAAAATAAACGCCACTAGAAATAGTAATCGGACAGCTAGTTTCGGATTTAATTGTTTCTTGAATGGCTGAACCACTTTTCGATACCTGTCCACTGAAATTACTAACAAAGCAAGACATGATGcagttgaaacaaaaacattaaagaaacattttactttACAGGAAACTTCATCCCCAAATGCAAAATACTTTCTTTGTTTTACCATTTCCGCCGGTATTAGGGTACAGCACGTGATTATATCAATCACCCCTAACGTTAGTACAAACACCTTAAAGTTATTTCGCTTGTAGTCTCGACTGAGCGTAAACACCAAAAGGATGATAAGATTACCGAAAATTCCAAACAGCGTAAAGAAACCGAATGTAACGGTAAGTGGCAATAGTGCCTCGGCATACCGGTCGTTCAGCTGCTCTAGTGTCTCTGTCCGATTGTTAATTATCGTATCAGCGTTACTACTATTCAAAGTATCATTCATCTTTGGCAATGTCTCATCTATGTGTCAAgtcaataaaaattatttatgttcGATATTGCCTATAAGTCTTATATATCACCCTTGTTTTACTGTATCCTTTAGTGGCGCTTTGCGCAAATTACACAGTTTCTTATTAATCCGTAATAAGACTATCGATTAGGACTGATGACTATCGGTGAATCTGCTAATTGCCAGACAATCAGTATAAATGATTATGATTGTTGTTTCGTTCCTTTTTATCTTGTCTAAATTTAGTCGCTGCTCTTCATTTAAAAACCTGATTAATGCGGTTAATTTTATATATTGCAGTCTCGTTGCATTGCTACCACTTATAATTTAataactatatccttttctaaaCTTCTTCTTGAAACAATTGATAAGTCTGTAGTATGAACATCCGTTGTGTTTCTCTGCGGCCGTAAATAGATAAGGATGTGAAACCAAATGTAGACTTTGTTACTTCTAACTTTTAACAGAAGTCACTCTGCACTTAACGTTGTCAGCCTACTGTGCGTCGTGTTGTTATTTCTAATCGAAAGATACTGCTGATGTACAAATATTATTGAGTTATTTGCCACTTCCTTAAGTCCACACTCCCCCATTATCTAAAAGATAAATGAAATGTTATATCTACCGCGTTAACAATCTTTAGATGTAGAAATTGCTTCACCTAAACCTACAGTGAAATGTTGCCActataaaaaatctgaaaaaaaaagattagtagTGAAATGTCTATAAAGGACGGAAAGCAACTAACAGAGAACATAATTTCAGAAACAGCTTTGTATCAATGAAAGCGAAAATGGCGTCTACATGAACGTCGAATCTAATTTGCTTCAGAGACAAATAGCACAACGCAAAAAAGCAACACTTAACgtacttttaaaaaatgaacaaacttTAAAAGCATACAAAACATGAATATGTTTGATTTTTCATTACATTTCCGTATATCATCGTTTTAAACTACAATAGGAAGAATACAAAATAAACGTTAAACTTCACTTAAATTTCAATTcgttacaaaaaataaatacccTTACCTCTTAAATCGTGAATTCCAAAATCATTTTGGTCATCATCAAACCAgtcctgaaaaaaataaacacagcaTTCATCCGACAAAATGTCAATTGAAATGAACTTCCGTAACTAAATAAGGACACTTCAGTGTGAAGATGCCCTATAATGTACACTGGCGTGTGGACGATACTGATAACATATAGAAAGAAAAAGATCGCAATCATATTAGAATTTTTTACTTTTCTCCCCGGTGTAGGTTAAACAAATATTTAGATGTTTACTTTTAATAATGTTCTGACACTTACATTGATATCTGTGATCTAAATGAAGCCGATCGTCTACTTGACAGTTTTTATGTGAGACACctttcaaaaataaatgattttaggtTATGATAAAACAGAGTTTTACACAAATGTGCATCAACGTAATTAGATAACTGTTATTTTTACATGGTCTTAGTTTGTGCTATGTGACCGATCTAAATTCAACTAATGTTTACTTGGCTGAGAAAAATTAAGTTTTGATGTCATTAGTGTAATGAAACACTTATTTTATGGCTTGCCAGTCAACAGTCAAAACTACTGACCCTCATCTCGTGACAGAGCTCGGGCAATAGTTCTGACTATTTACCGacaagtcattcagtaagtgtgtaatatatatatttgtcgcAATGACAAAGTATAATGTTTCTACAATTATCTTGGGCAGAATAGCACCTCTAGTGAATAACTTCCTATTAAATCTTGTCTGATAGTTTTCAGATACTACAAATTAATCAGCAGTTGTacggaaaatataaaaatacatggtctcataaaaaaaaacaaatcgcTGATTAAAATAGTGCACAAAAAAGCCTTAtattaactaaataaaatgatGTTCTTACCGAGGGTAACAGAAAGGCTAGTCCCTCTACTTGAACAAAGGAATTCAAATACGTGTCATTTACGAGTGGTTAAATAGTTGTCAAAGTAGTGATAAATGATCTATTAATTGAACATCCCACGAAAACTTAATCCGGATATCAACCATACATTGTGTAGTAGCTTGTGTTTATATATAGATAAAGGCCGGGccataaaaatctaaaaaatatttgtttctaatgTATGACAAATAGTTAAACCTTAGTTATATTAtgcttacaaatatatatttgtcagGAAAAACCTGAGAGCGTGTTACTTTGAATAACAAATTTGTGTAAATGAACATAGATTAAAATTAAATTACTGCAAACTACAGCTGCTTTTGAGagaagcgcatgtctcccacaacttcCTAATCTAAATAGTaattcagtctttatatactgtttactcactacaaatattcCTTTGAAGAGTGAAaaagctgattttgggtaattcaagggccataattctgaagtgcatGGGGCGATTCGGCTAGTTAATGAAATTTaccgaggagttatggtcaaacacattttgttcaaatttggtgaagatcggatgagaaatgttcgacttatgcggatttgtgacagacacacaaaGACAGGAAGAAATCAACATGTCTCCAACACCACTGTGTGGTAGGAGACACAATTGTCTCCAACACCACTTTGTGGTAGGAGACACAATGATTAGCTTATATGACATCATAATTTTATTACTACAGTGTTCATGTTTTTATACTGAGAATTATTTGGAGATGTCCTGTTGATTATCGCGGAAACTTTAGTGATATTCAAAGGCGGTATAGTTCTTTTTGAAAAGTACACTAGACCCAAATCATGAACAGAtgctacatatagtttatgttaaCACAGACAACAAGTTTACGTGTATAAGGTTAAAAACAGTACACGCTGTTTACATTTACAGCTGAAAACAGTATAAATGCGTACAACCActtaaacccgcccgcttagctcagtagggagagtgttggtctacggaccgcggggtcgcgagttcgatcctcgggcggggcatatgttctccgtgacgatttgataaaagacattgtgtctgaaatcattcgtcctccacctctgataattcatgtggggaagttggcagttacttgcggagaacaggtttgtactggtacagaatccaggtacactggttaggataactgcccgccgttacacaactgaaatactgttgaaaaaaacggcgttaaacccaaaacaaacaaacaaacgataaACCCAGGAGCCCGCCCGCatagcttaatagggagagcgcagatctacggatcacggggtcgtgagttcgagccctgggcgaggcgtatgttctccgtgacaatttaataaaagacattgtgtctcgtcctccacctctgattcatgtgggggaagttggcagttacttgtggagaacaggtttatactggtacagaactGGTtaggttaggttaattgcccgcctttaaataactgaaatacttttgaaacaagaaatatctttaaaaatgatggtcggcgaattgtaataaggaaagaagtttatgagtttttcatctaacattcatctttcatctaacatttttcaaattgctaaactaaacaccgcacttttaacaatttaaatggttctcttttaatttttcgcaaaggtttcgtagggttgcaattttgtttcgtttatccttagacgaataataacagcagtagtttgatgaagattcatgaagcggttcatgaaaagaagtcattaaacgtgtttatatttttagctaaattggtccctatccccatttgtaacaaaatagcaggagactttacgatattgttacacatcgagtttgataaaaagtacattacattttagtggttaatgcgaagaaaggcatatctacttttagctatagcggtccctaatagggcccaagttcctatataaataaatttggaagaagaccttataatgatgctccagaccaagtttgaaaaagatctaccaagctgttcatgagacgccgtataaaggcatttctacttttagctctagcagcccctaaaaggggttaaatgtcccagctgaacaaagttggctgcgggcctaataaagatgcttcgaatcaagtttgattagaatacatgagaaaaaatcaattaaaggattttttttattatttttatttctaaaataggccaactgatcccgctttaacaaatgcatattcgctattcatgaatctttggacaatgacgtcacacctataaaaaagtgaatgtcaagcaaaacatacaattgtaattatttcaatatttctgtttcataagcaaagtttgaccgtagtcatatcacatagataaactgtatgcagcgtaccttcatttcagtgtaatgagattcagtcaatatatagcatatatataataaaacagatttcaactgagttcaatatttgcataccatactaaagaaaaatattcatagttgataaatcagttaaataatttataacaaatatatcaaagcaaacaagtactcattttaatatgcaatctgaataagtcacaaaagcaagaaaccttttcatatacagacgacaattgtaacaaggaaaatcttttaaaaagcacttctctacatggAAGACTCTTAtaacacccttattcatgtgatacgcagacagtattcagctctttttttaatttgatatatgttggtatttgaacaggtttttatcatatttattaaacttacttatcattttgagatatatcaatattcttgctaaatatactgagccaaagttagctttaaaactgtgaacagcgtcgtttaggataaacgttttgtctacatttcactcagcgtagcacaatcaacagagtgaaagaaattgacactctcgtccaatcaggcagtgtGTTGCACAAATCTCCCATTTTGATAAATcttctataatgcgttatcaagtagtttgatttgcaaactgaagtcacgtggcataggtaacgaaaacgaatttagacggcatCGCCGAAaaatacggcgttaaaccaaaaccaAATAAACCCGGAAGTATTTAAACAATCGATGGTTAAACATGAATGTATCTCTTTATACACAATTAATTCATATGTTAGTAAAGTTgaatatatttcatgaagattttcTACATCTTAAGTAAATATGAGATATTTTAGTGAAAGTTAGCCCTTGAATATCTTTAATGAAGACACGCAAATATATGATTACtggaatatataaaaatatcacaaaatataatctataaaatgtaaactgatatcaatttaaaactcaaacacattaatttttacatttaacgAAGTTTCTAAACAACGTTCGGGTTAATTTATTTTCTACTATGTTGAATTTTTTCTAgactgtagattttaatgaaaacataTCGCAGCCgttaataaacatatggtctataatatggtgaaataaaatttaaaggccCGTTCTTGTTTTCCAAACATTCGCCAATGAtggaattttctattttttagtaTAATATTCAAACTTCAAAATGATAGAAAAGTTGCCGTTGTTGTAAAAAAGTACTTGCCTATTGCAATCAGTTCATGAAATGATTTCTTGCCGCACTTTATTCTACCTTTTCCGGAAAAATGACTTTACGCCATCGCTTAGTTTACGGCTTATCAAACGTGcccctaacattttcatttaagagtaatattttttattcagtgtaacatttgttttcataaaaaaaaagtgTTGAGCATGTGCCTGTGTTTTCGTTAACTTTTATAAAGACCAATAAACAAAACTTTACCTTTAATATATTTCCAGCAAAAACTCAATAACATCTTTTCAACATATAGTTAACAAACCACCAATGTAACACAAAACAACCTTAAGCTAAGGATATTGTATTTATTATGATAATAAATTCAAAACGTTTCACGGAGTGACAAATTTATTTTggttataaatatcaaatatactgTATATTAATTAACTATCGATTTAAACAGCCAGATTTGATACTGGGATTTATAAGCATACAAGGGTAGGTTTTATAAATTAGATACTTTAATATTTAAAGAGGATCGTTGAATATAATTCcagtgtatttttgttttaaaatctccCACGTCTTTTTAGAATGAATCCAAATTAGGCAAAACAAATACAACCCGCGTCATTTCTTTAAATCAATCCAAATTATACATAAAAGGCCTTTAATTTTTCACAggataaaattttctttaaaactagTACTGTTCAATTATAAACTGATCGACACATTCAGTTTGTAACGAAACACAAAGAACTTACCGCCTCTCGAACGCTTTTTCATTatgctacatttttttttctagtcgactatttttttcattgatatgTATTTCGTATTTCCTTAACGATACATGTAATAGTATATTTTAGTAATCATATACACAGTGTAGTTCCTCTAATATTATTGTATTAATGCATCCAAGTTTAGTagaagttaaatacatttgtataaactGAATGTCTCGTCAATTGACTACTCCAAGTCATGATGGAAATTGTCTCGAAGAATGATTGTAAACTGTAGTCCAATTAACGTCCCATCTATCTTTTATACAGTATCTGATCGCAGTTTAATACAGTTCACAGTGCCAAGAACTGGGCTAAGAACGGGCATATTATTGATGGCCACAACAATTCCATCTTAGACATATTGGACAAGATTTCGATAAGCAATATATGAAACGTATTACAAGGAATAATTTTCAAGAGTGACCTAGTTTGCTTAATTAGCTGATGCAGTGCCGTCGATTTGGTAACTTTAATGTGTTGGCTTACACATTTCTGTACACATAGTAAAAACTCATATATTTGTACTTTAAACAGTAGGTAGTTCTTCAATCAGAgatgttatatttcgatctcttcagatcgttcatcACGacgtttatgttgtgttagtgtattgtttaatttttcagcttgaacatttcggcctgtgtggttccaatactcccgctttaaaagcgttgggtattgtttaatcaccccatggatatagtgcctgctttttaattttgtcttatggcagtttctgtgatatgcaggctccacaGCCATAGACCCCTCTCAAAATTtgagtttgtttagttctgcccgttgttttctcgtttagggcacatccattattttatctggggaccatacgccgcttttaatggaattgcactctgtgcatcattgaaggttccatgtgcaccgccgtatgaaaacatctgccgatgtctctaaattacattctggtacttataacatgtgtaaatgttgagttctgctcaagccGGGGtttgagggcgtggacggtagcttgcactcccactaccgtccatgaacaggctcaatcaaacctagcctgcaacattttcgtttatgtcgtgttgggcgatgcAATGTCCATAGGAAGCTTTTATTCTTGAGAAATGATGTCAGTGTAATAAATGCATTTAATTCCATTAGCATTTCTAAGGGAGGGGTTCTTCTATACTAATATCTGATTCAATTAAAAagacataataaataaaaagcgttcacaaaaagagaaatatatcttagaaaaaatgttttaataattatatacatgtaaagtgattgattatttattaaaatgagtTAGTTGTCTTCTGTCATTTTATGGAATTAAAATTTTGTAGTAATTTTTGTCTTACTTTCATTTAATGTTATCGGAAAATATATCACAGGGAAACTTTTAGATTTAAAGGCAAAGACACAATTATCTGATAATTGAAAAAAAGTATCCTTTTACATCTTAAATACTAGTAGCAAGTGATACATCAAGTTAGCGTTGCGCATTATCAATTTTAGCTCATTCAAGCATGTCAGATATTCAAATGCCTTTAATTAGTACGAACCCAACAATCCAATATCTTGTGCTGACCCGAGCACAAATTGCTTATGGCAAGATTATATGGTCGTTGGACGAGTCCGTCGATTTTCCGTAGGTCTTTCACAACTTCTTAATAGAGTATCTCCAACTAAATCACAGAGCCAAATTTAACCAGATTGCACcggaatttttttttgggttgtcTCTTTTCCAGATTCTTTAAAATCTTTGTGGTCTGTGCAGACATACTTTGCGATCGTTACCCAAAGggaaaactttacaaaaatatcaaagaaaaatatttgaaagcgcTGGCCATAttcttaaataatttcacagtactTTGTTTCATGAACCTCTACCAAACtgattcaaaacattttatttcgtaaTACAACATGGTCATTTTCCCAATATGCCTacgagaaaaactttgaaaaccttttctGAAACTGTTAACTTCAATTACAAAATAGTTAAGACACTAATGAACGTAAACATTTATAAAACCTTTTagaaacgaaataaaatctttgtaGCTCGTGACCTTATTATCATACAATATGTACTTGAATGTAAACtagataaaattattatttatatgttGATCGAAATTTCAAAATCGTTGAATGACGTCAAGGTGATGATATCTACATTCATTTTCAATACatcagaaatgaaatgaaacatgTGTCCCCGAATACCAATGTAGTTGACATTTCAAATATTGATACATTTAAATatggtaaataaaatatatgagtcgcgccatgagaaaatcaacatagtgcgtttgcgacaagcatggatccagacaagcatgcgcatccgcgcagtctggtcaggatccatgctgttcgctttcaaagcttattgcaattagagaaaccattagcgaacagcatggattttgaccagactgcgcggatgcttgttgcaaacgcacaatgttggttttctcatggcgcggctcatatacggTTTGAAAGCTTTAGTAGATCCAACAACTTGGAATTTTAACGTTTTTTGAAGTAAGTCGTGTAAGAATCgaaaaataagtatttaaataatgtttatcgtagaataacccgagtttggaGTTCTTACGCGTagaaatatatcactcaggccgaACCTTATTTTGATACTGTTCAGTTGTAAGTAACATATTGTATCTGTCACGTGTATAAGCAAGACTGttatgacgtaccatttgggtcaaaagtctgaaatcgctcgagcggtaccataatacacggtaagcgtgtaaatttacacgctcaccgtgtaaatttatacgttaagcgtgttttttacacggttagcgtataaaatacatgataagcgcgtaaatttacacgctcaacgtgtattttcgttgacccgattcctaatttagaattcgagcgaatagaccaatcaaaatttagtttagaactgcaaaaatgactgcattcacAGCGGACAAGTAGCATGGTCGTCTTCTGTATCAATATGAAAAGAATGCATacagcagtagtttcttaaacgagtgtatattattaaatgggaaataatttacaactaaaacaaatggagaataatttcatagaagaaattgataatatttatttccgggtagccaacgaccggctgcgcgaagtcccagttatttatatgatgcgtacctgtaactaacaaacttacactgaaatggataataatttataactacagcgaaatggagaattatttcattggcgaaatggataatatttatttctgggtagccaacGACTGGCTACGCGAAGTCCCGGTTATTTATTTGATGCGTAACTGTTActaacaaacttaaataaaattgataataatttataactacaacgaaatagagaataatttcattgacgaaatggataatatttatttctgggtagccgacgaccggccgcgcgaacatcctgtaatatttatcatgcgtacctgtaactaacaaagttattactgaaatgaataataatttataactaaaacgaaatagagaataacttcaTTCATGAAATGGatcatatttatttctgggtagccggcaACCGGCCGCGCGACGCctagaaaatgtatattatgcgtttagttttgtttttgtttttttccccccgagttaaatcatattttattgcttattactttttacatttatactaacaaacatcaaaaatgtacatgtacagccaagaaaataaacaaataggtcgggccacaagtacatgtaactaacaaacttattactaaaatggataataaatacaacgaaatggagaatattatttcatagccgaaatggctaaaattacctaaatggaaaataattatatatggaacatttaaagatcaattatttataccaaagtatttgtcttatttccttgctcgacctcgcagaacttacaacctgccgcaataagcttgcatgatacttgtaatataattaaaaggtTGAAAACGAAATATTCAGTTAAGTCCAGCCTTTCATATTGTATCCACTTATACTAAAGTGAGGatgaattcattccgtattcaaaaatagtaatcatcttaaaattgttatcatttctattgattcttcgaattgaaagtttttatttgaaaatatgaaatggcagcggtcagatttaagagagagagagagagagagagagagagagagagagagagagagagagagagagagagagagagagagagagagagagagagaggagggggtggggggcgTGTAGCAGCAGGGAAGAGTGTTCTAGACTTGaaatcttgttctattttttgcgAATTCAGCTtcatcataattattctattaaattacggataatgactttgcgcacgatacagtttcaatatgaaaatgatccagcatgtaaattaaaaaatagaaaattatagatttatattagcaggaaggtctaatacgtatcagttgttccagatattagGTATTTCTCATCAGTAGTAGTTTAAGTCCTTGATTCATATCTAAcgaattttcatttttagttactacacgttcatcgttttaaaaataaatgtccattaaatttccaaatatattcttacagattttagaatactagatatcctgtgaaatttttattttcgtttcacaagacagctccgccacgtgataatataatccgtgttcgttcatatatagtggcattgatgaccgaaggcattaaattgtatcatatcaaagccatcttatatgcttcagtaaattttatgatccgctctaattagggaacCTCCAAAGGATTTCCTGTTCTGATAAcctaggtgacatatgttttatcatgtcattttgcataaaagttacgtaatgatttccggtagatcacttaaaacagcaacttcagtgacatggagccgctcgATTCCCCCACCCTccccaattatgtacatgtcattaaagtcggagaaaaataa comes from the Mercenaria mercenaria strain notata chromosome 9, MADL_Memer_1, whole genome shotgun sequence genome and includes:
- the LOC123546934 gene encoding alpha-2A adrenergic receptor-like, giving the protein MNDTLNSSNADTIINNRTETLEQLNDRYAEALLPLTVTFGFFTLFGIFGNLIILLVFTLSRDYKRNNFKVFVLTLGVIDIITCCTLIPAEMVKQRKYFAFGDEVSCKVKCFFNVFVSTASCLALLVISVDRYRKVVQPFKKQLNPKLAVRLLFLVAFIFPLFLAIPGTMMCGIKRATMTNIYGGETEINLCETEDKYRDSIWRKLYKIVFIILLIGISCTYVILYAFVMKEATKQIRAIAQLRKNSTYEVTYSSDIYDPNAINPKINGSRSFEENDEEQDEKVAFQKRSISFENGSLNLKDAKKKKVSKQLSLRSMRSQAQMLRTQRFPTKTLVWFVLTIVFIITYMTHLVLALKVSDIVYMSPSEFSWFSFFFRFYFFNHMINPIVYAVFVKKFRESCRILLPTLIDRIRNVCICH